One genomic segment of Coffea arabica cultivar ET-39 chromosome 6e, Coffea Arabica ET-39 HiFi, whole genome shotgun sequence includes these proteins:
- the LOC113696851 gene encoding uncharacterized protein: MDASRFDWIRQRLGFDGCCPTNDGRLVVFYSSEFSCSIVCQSSQYLALRVTHSQMSTEVVGVFVHAACSVSDRRELWADLRALQVLGLPLLFHGDFNDLDLTDVGFSGNQFTWCNNRQGRARVWKRLDRVLVDRDWLGSGVVPSVHHLARTASDHSPLLVSYLISSSSSPRSFRFQDVWLRHASFKGVVQEAWLSGSTGRPMRRFLHKLKAVKAALTVWNKNVFGNVFDAVKQAEEEVAQLEAEAAARPSPEVDLWLVQASSVLKEALLRQAIFWRQKSRLRWLKEGDANSKFFHSYVRQRRVKVRIHRLQTSSGAWTDDVGSIHAMAETFFSDLFTQGPLDQVTGDELSRIPTILSEDDILDLERLPTAEEVRGAVFSLDRDSCSGPDGFPGSFYQACWDIIGGDLSDAVADFFVGADLPCGISATLLALIPKQSAPKTFADFRPISLCNFSNKIISKILAARLEKVLPRLISPQQSGFVKGRAISDNILLAQEMISRIGRKVRGSNVVLKLDMAKAYDRVSWMFLLSVMRKFGFGEVWLDMVWHLVSSCHFSVLINGGPVGFFRSTRGLRQGDPLSPALFIIMAEFLSRGLESLPLSSGFIPYSVPSGGSPPVHLGYADDVIIFCNGGRASVRKVMGVLTDYQRVSGQLVNASKSCCLLSKKVSGLRSRRVAEETGFARKSLPITYLGCPLYEGRRSKSLFAGIIDKVQARLLSWQNRWLSMGARLILIRHVLTSIPVHLLAVLEPTRGAIWEIERMFARFFLGDNHFHWCGWSKVCFPVEEGGLGVRSLQSISKAFSCKLWWRFHQQDSLWVRFLSSLYLRGGHPNQVVVGPPRSAICQRLFQVREQMELQIRWDVSLGDCYFWWDNWSCLGPLGWRFPDLSSDQKVSDFCVQGSWDWVCLSSFLPTEILEVMGETFMCFGDLPDQPCWQLASSGSFSTASAYQLVRRAGVKSLVFRSLWDSSIPLKVSCFAWRLFSGRLPLDDVLRTRCRFAGPSQCPLCLAAQETADHLFSSCLVAQAVWSFFEYRLGIPMASCGYRTRCMTWWSQPVSKMSIWWLYRILSLIILWFLWKTSNKWRFDGIKWYVQTLCYSISHELWLICSVKFPGRSLPPEFGGLVSAISGIQRPLSSTLVSWEFPQNGFVKLNTDGSSSSTAGASGIGGILRRSDGSFLGAFAAKLPLVDSLQAEAYAMLHGLQLCQQMGFSMVQVESDSQVLVRVVAGSFSIPWAVRPLIRAIRAILPLGVRLSHCFREANTVADSLAAVGVACSGHLDYPTLSSLPRLSRSFFVLDREQLLVLWLFLNKRAYCPSARYDWQFKKKKIGDKENYVVKLRLIQESMLRLLLYIAVDSFLWKILKEIMTKKRKLEDYETIALTEECNAIIQNKLPPKLKYPRSFFIPYTIGMQEKEVEEMAKYLDVQVPYKRGNSYESLGVSKELPSPSEEQAPRFEFKPFPKHLKYAFLRENETLPVIVNAELNMEQLEKFLRVLKKYLRAIGWTISDIKGISPMICMH, from the exons ATGGATGCTTCTCGTTTTGATTGGATTCGCCAGAGGTTGGGCTTTGATGGTTGTTGTCCTACCAATGATGGCCGCCTTGTTGTTTTTTACTCTAGTGAATTTTCTTGTTCTATTGTGTGTCAATCTTCTCAGTATTTGGCCCTCCGCGTGACGCACTCTCAGATGAGTACTGAGGTGGTTGGGGTCTTTGTGCATGCGGCCTGCTCAGTCAGTGACCGCCGCGAGCTTTGGGCGGACTTACGTGCTTTGCAGGTGTTGGGTCTTCCTCTTCTCTTTCATGGTGACTTTAAT GATTTGGACTTAACAGATGTGGGATTCTCTGGGAACCAGTTTACGTGGTGTAATAATCGTCAGGGTAGGGCGCGGGTCTGGAAGCGGTTGGATCGAGTCCTGGTTGATCGCGACTGGTTGGGTAGTGGTGTGGTGCCTTCGGTTCATCACTTGGCGCGCACTGCTTCTGATCATTCTCCGTTGCTGGTTTCTTACTTGATTTCAAGCTCGTCATCTCCGAGGAGCTTCCGGTTCCAAGATGTTTGGCTTCGGCATGCTAGTTTTAAGGGCGTTGTTCAGGAGGCCTGGCTCTCTGGTAGCACTGGCCGACCGATGCGACGCTTCTTGCATAAGTTGAAGGCGGTTAAGGCGGCTTTGACTGTTTGGAACAAAAATGTTTTCGGTAACGTGTTCGATGCCGTAAAACAGGCCGAGGAGGAGGTTGCTCAGTTGGAGGCTGAGGCGGCGGCCCGACCATCCCCGGAAGTGGACTTGTGGCTGGTGCAGGCTTCGTCGGTCTTGAAGGAAGCTTTGTTGCGTCAGGCCATCTTCTGGCGGCAGAAATCGAGGTTACGTTGGCTGAAGGAGGGAGATGCCAATTCTAAGTTTTTTCACTCTTATGTGCGTCAACGCAGGGTAAAGGTTCGTATTCATCGGCTTCAGACTTCCTCTGGTGCGTGGACTGATGATGTAGGTTCTATTCATGCGATGGCAGAGACTTTCTTCTCTGACTTGTTTACCCAGGGGCCACTGGATCAGGTGACGGGGGATGAATTGTCTCGAATCCCGACAATTTTGTCGGAGGATGATATTCTGGATTTGGAACGGCTTCCTACTGCTGAGGAGGTTCGAGGGGCGGTCTTCTCTTTGGATAGGGACAGTTGCTCAGGCCCGGACGGGTTCCCAGGGTCCTTTTATCAGGCTTGCTGGGATATTATAGGAGGGGACCTCTCAGATGCAGTCGCGGATTTCTTTGTTGGTGCTGATCTCCCGTGTGGAATTTCGGCCACTTTGTTGGCCTTGATTCCTAAACAGTCGGCCCCTAAGACCTTCGCCGATTTTAGGCCGATTAGTCTCTGTAATTTCTCGAACAAGATTATTTCCAAGATTCTTGCGGCTCGGCTGGAAAAAGTTCTACCCCGACTCATTTCCCCTCAGCAAAGTGGTTTTGTTAAGGGAAGGGCCATTTCTGATAACATTCTGCTTGCTCAGGAGATGATTTCTAGGATTGGGAGAAAGGTCCGGGGTTCTAATGTGGTTTTGAAACTGGACATGGCCAAGGCCTATGACAGGGTATCGTGGATGTTTCTGCTATCTGTTATGCGGAAATTCGGGTTTGGTGAGGTTTGGTTGGACATGGTTTGGCATTTGGTTTCCTCCTGTCATTTTTCAGTGTTGATCAATGGTGGTCCGGTCGGGTTTTTTAGGTCCACTAGGGGTTTGCGGCAGGGTGATCCGCTGTCTCCAGCGCTTTTCATCATTATGGCGGAGTTCCTGTCCCGCGGTCTGGAGTCTCTTCCGCTCTCTAGTGGTTTCATCCCTTATTCGGTTCCTTCGGGAGGGTCCCCCCCTGTGCATCTGGGGTATGCGGACGACGTTATTATCTTTTGCAATGGGGGGCGGGCTTCGGTGCGGAAGGTCATGGGTGTTTTAACTGATTATCAGCGAGTGTCTGGTCAGCTGGTTAATGCCTCGAAGAGTTGTTGTTTACTCTCTAAGAAGGTTTCTGGTCTTCGCAGTCGGAGGGTTGCGGAGGAAACGGGTTTTGCTCGTAAGTCTTTGCCTATCACGTATTTGGGGTGCCCCTTGTATGAAGGTCGGCGATCTAAGTCCTTGTTTGCTGGGATCATAGATAAAGTTCAGGCTCGTTTGCTGTCCTGGCAGAATCGGTGGCTTTCCATGGGGGCGCGGCTGATTCTTATTCGGCATGTGCTTACGTCCATTCCAGTTCACTTGCTTGCAGTCTTGGAGCCCACTCGAGGGGCAATTTGGGAGATTGAGAGGATGTTTGCGCGGTTTTTTTTGGGGGATAACCATTTTCACTGGTGTGGTTGGTCTAAGGTGTGTTTCCCTGTGGAGGAGGGGGGCCTAGGGGTTAGATCTTTGCAGTCTATTTCTAAGGCCTTCTCTTGTAAATTGTGGTGGCGCTTTCATCAACAGGACTCTCTGTGGGTGAGGTTTTTGTCTAGTTTGTACCTTCGGGGAGGTCATCCTAATCAGGTGGTGGTTGGTCCGCCGCGTTCGGCGATTTGTCAGCGGTTGTTCCAAGTTCGTGAGCAGATGGAATTACAGATCCGTTGGGACGTTTCTCTGGGAGATTGTTATTTCTGGTGGGATAATTGGAGCTGTTTGGGCCCCCTTGGCTGGCGGTTTCCAGACCTTTCTTCCGACCAGAAGGTTAGTGACTTTTGTGTTCAGGGGAGTTGGGACTGGGTTTGTCTCTCGTCTTTCCTTCCTACGGAGATTTTGGAGGTGATGGGGGAGACTTTTATGTGTTTTGGGGATCTGCCAGATCAGCCTTGTTGGCAGTTGGCATCCTCGGGCTCTTTCTCCACGGCCTCGGCTTACCAGCTGGTCCGTCGGGCTGGAGTGAAGTCTCTGGTCTTCCGGTCGCTGTGGGATTCCTCCATTCCACTTAAGGTTTCCTGTTTTGCATGGCGTTTGTTTTCCGGTAGGTTGCCTTTGGATGATGTGTTACGTACTCGGTGCCGGTTTGCGGGGCCCTCCCAGTGCCCGTTGTGCTTGGCTGCTCAAGAGACGGCTGATCATTTGTTTTCCTCCTGCCTGGTGGCCCAGGCTGTCTGGTCATTTTTTGAGTATCGGTTGGGGATTCCGATGGCTTCTTGCGGCTATCGGACTAGATGTATGACCTGGTGGTCTCAACCTGTGAGTAAGATGTCGATTTGGTGGTTGTACAGGATTTTGTCATTGATCATTCTTTGGTTTTTGTGGAAGACTTCGAATAAATGGCGCTTCGATGGCATTAAGTGGTATGTCCAAACCTTGTGTTACTCTATATCTCATGAGCTTTGGCTTATTTGTTCTGTCAAGTTTCCTGGGCGTTCACTTCCGCCTGAATTTGGGGGACTTGTGTCCGCCATCTCGGGGATCCAGCGCCCCTTAAGTTCTACTTTGGTTAGTTGGGAATTCCCGCAGAATGGGTTTGTCAAGCTTAATACTGACGGGTCCTCCTCATCTACGGCCGGTGCTAGTGGTATTGGTGGGATTCTCCGACGGTCCGATGGATCGTTCCTTGGAGCGTTTGCGGCCAAGTTACCGCTGGTGGACTCTTTGCAGGCGGAGGCGTATGCAATGCTTCATGGACTCCAACTGTGCCAGCAGATGGGTTTCTCCATGGTCCAAGTTGAGTCTGACTCGCAGGTTTTGGTTCGTGTGGTGGCAGGGAGTTTTTCGATTCCGTGGGCGGTACGGCCGCTGATTAGAGCGATTCGAGCAATTTTGCCGTTGGGGGTTCGTCTCTCCCACTGTTTCCGGGAGGCGAATACGGTTGCTGACTCTCTGGCTGCTGTGGGCGTTGCTTGTAGCGGGCACTTGGATTATCCCACTTTGTCTTCTCTTCCACGCTTGTCTAGGTCCTTCTTTGTTTTAGATAGGGAGCAG CTCCTTGTTCTTTGGTTGTTTCTTAATAAAAGGGCGTATTGCCCGTCTGCCAGATATGATTggcagtttaaaaaaaaaaaaataggggaCAAGGAGAACTACGTTGTAAAACTGAGGTTAATCCAAGAGAGCATGTTAAGGCTACTACTTTACATAGCTGTAG ATTCCTTCCTatggaaaattttaaaagaaattatGACCAAGAAGAGGAAGTTGGAAGATTATGAGACAATTGCATTGACTGAGGAGTGCAATGCTATCATCCAGAATAAATTGCCACCTAAATTGAAATATCCGAGAAGCTTCTTCATCCCTTACACCATTG GTATGCAAGAGAAAGAGGTGGAAGAGATGGCCAAGTACTTAGACGTTCAAGTACCTTACAAGAGAGGCAATTCATATGAGAGCCTAGGAGTCAGTAAGGAACTTCCATCACCATCGGAGGAACAAGCGCCAAGGTTTGAATTCAAGCCATTTCCAAAACACCTTAAGTATGCCTTCCTTAGAGAGAATGAGACATTGCCGGTAATTGTGAATGCTGAGTTGAATATGGAGCAACTTGAGAAGTTTCTTAGAGTTTTGAAGAAATATTTAAGGGCTATAGGATGGACTATCTCCGATATTAAGGGTATTAGCCCCATGATATGCATGCACTGA